The following proteins are encoded in a genomic region of Thunnus maccoyii chromosome 8, fThuMac1.1, whole genome shotgun sequence:
- the rell2 gene encoding RELT-like protein 2, which translates to MTESQAPVEAPPSYMIFLVVFLFFITGLLGFLICHLLKKKGYSCRTGDMDDEEEEEKLGGNADDEDEENQDTVEQILKCIIENEANMEAFNEMLGNHNVCVRHDPRLRKESIGGIPPHHHTVHSGTDHNSCHLCALVRSKKGRRQSRTPRYKQRPGEQTVFSVGRFRVIHTDKKPHGGPNALAGSGDQLDQSQDSEEQKDAEYNLRSMFKDVLPPSENSNGTAPNVGKRRKSMTIFGLRRGSDPSGIKAAEDTGRETGGIRFAIQQQPVVLEEPLLTKKIKDTPESGTKPGSTPETKTTKHQTPASPQHGTNISSSVNSQTSQTDKQAHDSNSVPKDGSTHGPSPEPRTSLTVNPSDGNTAASAPSSLPIPSSASSGQTFKRTEKQDVEYNILRNEEAYDPGPLQTSTPIAPGPGTIPGLTPVTQTPPDPRSSPDQEPGFDASPALISLGSSPPSSFPIKTPSSVSSLKTPTSPFAVTPSPKLSSRNASSEAAKTAFSPTLTPSPKLPSGRAMSSQSPIPSSSFGKSTSPLQARIPSPALTASPKLDSLLVSPQTPSSSSPADQAPSFGSSPRLNVKSGSVTSVTSTTFTKGDMVSSPSSLKEQELEEARIPKSEEMTEIKTGILKTEKLSPPVGDFIGSALSSPSDQLSKDKQNSLSPSSPLLPSSPLGSRISSMTIVKPSSDSKREFSVVTMVEKEEQSTSQKNQTGETSEFGVESGKAGVSPLSQGGHVPISDIGQRATQIEETSGAEVRSVVSQEKDDMVEMEDIRDCKVTQVEEAERVEEEEGKVQTVL; encoded by the exons ATGACTGAATCACAAGCCCCGGTGGAGGCTCCCCCGTCCTACATGATTTTTCTGGtggtcttcctcttcttcatcaccGGACTGCTTGGCTTCCTCATCTGCCACCTGCTGAAGAAGAAGGGCTACAGCTGCCGCACTGGAGACATGgacgatgaggaggaggaggagaagcttGGAGGAAATGCTGACG atgaggatgaagagaacCAGGATACAGTGGAGCAGATTCTCAAATGCATTATTGAAAATGAAG CCAACATGGAAGCCTTCAATGAGATGTTGGGAAATCACAATGTCTGTGTGCGCCACGACCCAAG GTTGCGTAAGGAGTCCATTGGTGGTATTCCTCCCCATCATCACACAGTGCACTCAGGCACTGACCACAACTCCTGCCACCTCTGTGCTCTGGTTCGATCCAAAAAGGGCCGCCGACAAAGCAGAACCCCCCGCTACAAACAACGACCTGGAGAGCAGACTGTCTTCTCTGTTGGCAG ATTCCGGGTGATACACACTGATAAGAAGCCCCACGGGGGTCCTAATGCTTTGGCTGGTTCTGGTGACCAGCTGGACCAATCCCAGGACAGCGAGGAGCAAAAGGATGCCGAGTACAACTTGAGAAGCATGTTTAAGGATGTCCTCCCACCCTCAGAGAACTCCAATGGGACTGCTCCGAATGTGGGGAAACGCAGGAAGAGTATGACCATATTTGGGCTGAGGCGGGGCAGTGACCCTTCTGGCATTAAAGCAGCAGAGGATACAGGTAGGGAGACTGGAGGGATTAGATTTGCTATTCAGCAGCAACCCGTAGTGCTGGAGGAACCATTGCtgacaaagaaaattaaagacaCCCCTGAAAGTGGTACTAAACCTGGTTCCACACCTGAAACCAAGACCACAAAGCACCAAACACCTGCCTCACCTCAACACGGGACAAACATTTCAAGTTCTGTTAATTCTCAAACTTcccaaacagacaaacaggccCATGACTCTAACTCTGTTCCCAAGGATGGCTCTACACATGGACCCAGTCCTGAGCCTCGTACCAGCCTCACAGTCAATCCCTCAGATGGGAATACAGCAGCTTCTGCCCCCAGCTCCCTTCCCATTCCATCTTCTGCCTCATCTGGGCAGACATTtaagagaacagagaaacaagATGTTGAGTATAACATTTTAAGAAATGAGGAAGCGTATGATCCTGGGCCCCTGCAGACATCTACGCCCATTGCCCCTGGACCTGGAACTATTCCAGGTTTGACTCCGGTAACCCAAACTCCCCCTGACCCAAGGTCCAGCCCAGATCAGGAACCAGGTTTTGATGCTAGCCCAGCTTTAATAAGCTTAGGTTCTTCCCCTCCATCTTCATTCCCAATCAAGACCCCATCGTCAGTCTCTTCATTAAAAACTCCTACCTCACCCTTTGCGGTCACACCGAGTCCCAAACTAAGCTCAAGGAATGCATCATCAGAAGCTGCAAAAACTGCCTTTTCCCCTACCCTCACTCCAAGCCCTAAGCTCCCATCAGGTCGGGCAATGTCCAGCCAATCTCCTATTCCTTCTTCATCCTTTGGAAAAAGCACTAGTCCCTTACAAGCCCGAATTCCCTCACCTGCCCTTACTGCTAGTCCAAAACTTGATAGCTTGCTAGTATCACCACAaaccccctcctcttcttctccagcTGACCAAGCCCCTTCTTTTGGAAGTTCACCTCGTCTGAATGTAAAGTCAGGAAGTGTGACATCTGTAACATCGACGACCTTTACCAAAGGCGATATGGTTTCAAGCCCATCATCTCTAAAGGAACAAGAGCTAGAAGAAGCCAGAATCCCAAAATCagaagaaatgacagaaataaaaactggGATTCtcaaaacagagaaactttcaccACCTGTGGGAGATTTTATTGGCTCTgccctttcctctccctctgatCAGCTTTCTAAAGACAAACAGAACAGTCTGTCTCCTTCCAGTCCGCTGTTGCCCTCCTCACCTCTAGGGAGCAGAATAAGTAGTATGACCATCGTCAAGCCCAGCTCAGACAGCAAGAGGGAGTTTTCTGTGGTTACTATGGTGGAGAAGGAAGAGCAGTCTACCTCACAAAAAAACCAGACAGGAGAGACTTCTGAATTTGGGGTTGAATCTGGAAAAGCGGGTGTTAGTCCACTCAGTCAGGGAGGACATGTCCCCATTTCAGATATTGGACAACGTGCAACACAAATCGAAGAGACTTCTGGGGCAGAAGTTAGGTCAGTGGTGAGCCAGGAAAAGGACGATATGGTAGAGATGGAAGATATTAGGGACTGCAAGGTGACGCAGGTTGAAGAAGCAGAAAGggtggaagaggaagagggaaaagTTCAAACTGTCCTGTGA